A genome region from Natranaeroarchaeum sulfidigenes includes the following:
- a CDS encoding ABC transporter ATP-binding protein, which produces MSAIEMVNVGKRYGDFQALDGLSLAVERGELFGLLGPNGAGKTTAIGLLTGQLTPDEGSLSVLGTDPATEPIETRRQVGIVPEKESPPSFLTPREYFDFVGQVRGISEDRLTERVDEWADRLSFADKLDAMATDLSRGQQQKVMITQAFLHDPDAVFIDEPLANLDPIMQERVKEFFERYRSQDNALLLSTHGIEVARELCDRVGVVGDGRLVAERRPAEMNPNESLLDAFEREGPAEQPTIASR; this is translated from the coding sequence ATGAGTGCAATCGAGATGGTCAACGTCGGCAAGCGCTACGGTGACTTTCAGGCGCTTGACGGACTCTCCCTGGCCGTCGAGCGTGGCGAGCTGTTCGGGCTGCTCGGCCCGAACGGGGCCGGAAAGACGACCGCAATCGGCCTGCTGACTGGGCAGTTAACGCCCGACGAAGGGTCGCTCTCGGTGCTGGGGACGGATCCAGCGACCGAACCGATCGAGACCAGACGGCAGGTCGGGATCGTCCCCGAGAAGGAGTCGCCGCCGAGCTTTCTGACTCCTCGCGAGTACTTCGACTTCGTCGGGCAGGTACGCGGAATCTCAGAGGACCGGCTGACAGAGCGCGTTGACGAGTGGGCCGATCGGCTCTCCTTTGCGGACAAACTCGACGCGATGGCGACGGATCTCTCTCGTGGGCAACAACAGAAGGTGATGATCACGCAAGCGTTTCTCCACGACCCCGATGCCGTCTTCATCGACGAACCGCTCGCGAACCTCGATCCGATCATGCAGGAGCGAGTCAAGGAGTTTTTTGAGCGATACCGGTCACAGGACAACGCCTTGCTGCTTTCGACCCACGGTATCGAGGTCGCCCGCGAGCTCTGCGATCGAGTTGGCGTCGTGGGTGACGGCCGACTCGTTGCGGAGCGTCGACCTGCCGAGATGAACCCCAACGAGTCGCTCCTTGACGCCTTCGAGCGTGAGGGACCGGCCGAACAGCCGACGATTGCATCCCGATGA
- a CDS encoding GNAT family N-acetyltransferase: protein MDIRHATSADRDAIRNIATDSMRSSYSMSPDTIDSAVSSWYGDDTLDTLLADDERILLVAEDDDTLTGFTDAILHGPEQPGDLLWLHVHPDHRGRGISRELIEETRARLVEAGASHLRGLVLADNSEGNSFYRHFGFEKIGERHIEIDGTRYVENVFQDDEPTGLTTLAVDDEIVYVADDETERGSIAPFNTIYADPNRDERWAYYCTNCERVAAAMDAMERIECSACGNTRKPTRWDAAYL, encoded by the coding sequence ATGGACATTCGTCACGCAACTTCAGCCGACCGGGACGCCATCAGGAACATTGCCACCGACTCGATGCGGAGTTCCTACTCGATGAGCCCGGATACCATTGACAGCGCCGTATCGTCGTGGTACGGCGATGACACCCTCGACACGCTGCTGGCTGATGACGAACGAATCCTTCTGGTGGCTGAAGATGACGACACGCTGACCGGATTCACCGACGCGATCTTGCACGGTCCGGAGCAGCCGGGCGATCTGCTCTGGCTTCACGTCCATCCGGACCACCGTGGACGGGGTATCTCGAGGGAACTTATCGAAGAAACCAGAGCGCGTCTCGTCGAAGCAGGGGCTTCACACCTACGCGGACTCGTCCTCGCGGACAACAGCGAGGGTAACTCCTTTTATCGACACTTCGGGTTCGAGAAGATCGGAGAACGACACATCGAGATCGATGGAACCCGATACGTCGAGAACGTCTTTCAGGACGACGAGCCGACGGGTCTGACGACACTCGCCGTCGACGACGAAATCGTCTACGTGGCTGACGACGAGACAGAGCGAGGGTCGATTGCACCATTCAACACGATCTACGCCGACCCGAATCGCGACGAACGCTGGGCGTACTACTGTACGAACTGTGAACGGGTCGCCGCGGCGATGGATGCGATGGAGCGTATCGAGTGCTCGGCGTGTGGGAACACGCGGAAACCGACTCGATGGGATGCAGCGTACCTCTGA
- a CDS encoding DUF420 domain-containing protein, whose product MQAQVREHVPAVTAVLTIVSLILVFGAALQAFPQESIPTAPQWVLDAIPHLNAAVSAVAIVTILAGVRAIRGGEIERHRRLMVASFVLFAGFLVMYLYRVALLGPSSFPGPETIELYVYLPILAVHILLAVLSLPFVYYALLLAATRSIHELPKTNHARVGRIAATLWTISFAGGIVIYLMLYVLF is encoded by the coding sequence ATGCAAGCACAGGTCAGAGAGCACGTCCCCGCTGTCACGGCCGTGCTGACCATCGTTTCGTTGATACTCGTGTTCGGCGCGGCGCTACAGGCGTTCCCACAGGAGTCGATCCCGACCGCGCCCCAGTGGGTGCTCGATGCGATCCCACACCTGAACGCCGCTGTCAGCGCGGTTGCTATCGTTACGATTCTCGCTGGGGTCCGAGCGATCCGCGGTGGGGAGATCGAACGTCATCGCCGCCTGATGGTCGCCTCCTTCGTGCTGTTCGCCGGGTTCCTCGTGATGTACCTCTATCGCGTCGCGCTGCTCGGACCCTCGTCGTTTCCCGGCCCGGAGACCATCGAACTCTACGTCTACCTGCCGATCCTCGCCGTCCATATCCTGCTTGCCGTCCTCTCGCTTCCGTTCGTCTACTACGCTCTCCTGCTTGCGGCCACACGATCGATCCACGAACTCCCGAAGACTAATCACGCACGCGTCGGGCGGATCGCGGCGACGCTCTGGACCATCTCCTTTGCCGGTGGGATCGTGATCTATCTCATGCTGTACGTCCTCTTTTGA
- a CDS encoding DUF3006 family protein: protein MSLHQRRDVLEKLAALFGTASVAGLPFREENGEILTGVVDRIVDDLAVVLLEDDGELVDQTTLPVDELPGPAKEEGTVLELVMDGDDVDRVRYDKPETERRREEAEDRFDELAD, encoded by the coding sequence ATGTCGTTGCACCAACGGCGCGATGTACTGGAGAAACTGGCTGCACTGTTCGGAACCGCGTCCGTCGCTGGACTTCCGTTCCGCGAGGAGAACGGCGAGATCCTGACCGGCGTCGTCGATCGGATCGTCGACGATCTCGCAGTCGTCCTGCTGGAGGATGACGGGGAACTGGTCGACCAGACGACGCTCCCGGTCGACGAGCTACCGGGCCCTGCAAAAGAGGAAGGGACAGTGCTGGAGTTAGTGATGGACGGTGATGATGTTGACCGAGTGCGCTACGACAAACCGGAGACAGAGCGCCGACGAGAAGAGGCCGAGGACCGGTTCGACGAGCTGGCGGATTAA
- the purF gene encoding amidophosphoribosyltransferase: MTEKCGVVGVSLEDRDAARPLYYSLYALQHRGQESAGIVTHDGFQQHSHVEMGLVGDAFGEGDVESLNGPVGIGHVRYPTAGSVNSCCAQPFSVSFKSGSLGLSHNGNLVNAEEIRDELAGLGHAFTSDGDTEVIAHDLARNLLEEDLVRAVKRTMERIHGSYSLTIMHDDTVLGVRDPQGNRPLCIGELDDGYILASESAAIDTLDGELVRDVEPGELIVLRSDGTGFDSYQLFDEDNTAHCFFEHVYFARPDSVIDEELVYEVRRELGRELWAESGVESDVVMPVPDSGRSFASGYAEAATDDGSDVEFAEGLMKNRYVGRTFIMPTQDERERAVRLKLNPIKSTVEGKSVTIIDDSIVRGTTSNQLVQLLKDVGAEEVHVRIGAPPIIAPCYMGIDMASRDELIAAGKSTDEIREKINADSLSYLSIDAVASALQSSRSDLCLGCVTGEYPYDIEGEATDREVTRPEISTESTIADD, encoded by the coding sequence ATGACCGAAAAGTGCGGCGTGGTTGGCGTCTCACTCGAAGACCGTGACGCTGCACGACCGCTATACTACTCACTGTACGCGCTCCAGCACCGCGGACAGGAATCGGCAGGGATCGTCACGCACGACGGCTTCCAGCAGCACAGCCACGTCGAGATGGGACTGGTCGGCGACGCGTTCGGCGAGGGCGACGTCGAGAGCCTGAACGGCCCGGTTGGGATCGGACACGTCCGGTACCCCACTGCCGGAAGCGTCAACTCCTGTTGTGCTCAGCCGTTCTCGGTTTCGTTCAAAAGCGGCTCACTCGGCCTCTCGCACAACGGCAACCTCGTCAACGCCGAAGAGATTCGGGACGAGCTTGCGGGACTCGGCCACGCCTTTACTTCGGACGGCGATACCGAGGTCATCGCCCACGACCTCGCCCGGAACCTGCTCGAAGAGGATCTCGTCCGGGCAGTCAAGCGTACGATGGAGCGAATCCATGGCTCGTACTCGCTGACGATCATGCACGACGACACCGTTCTCGGGGTGCGCGATCCGCAGGGCAATCGGCCGCTCTGTATCGGTGAACTCGACGACGGGTATATCCTCGCGAGCGAGAGCGCAGCCATCGACACGCTCGATGGCGAACTCGTCCGGGACGTCGAGCCCGGCGAGTTGATTGTTCTACGAAGCGACGGAACTGGCTTTGACTCCTATCAACTGTTCGATGAGGACAACACGGCACACTGCTTCTTCGAGCACGTCTACTTCGCCCGCCCCGACAGCGTCATCGACGAGGAACTTGTCTACGAGGTACGTCGTGAACTCGGCCGGGAACTCTGGGCCGAAAGCGGCGTCGAAAGCGACGTCGTGATGCCGGTTCCCGACTCGGGGCGATCCTTTGCGAGCGGCTACGCCGAAGCTGCGACCGACGACGGCTCGGACGTCGAGTTCGCCGAAGGGCTGATGAAAAACCGCTACGTCGGCCGGACGTTCATCATGCCGACACAGGACGAGCGTGAACGCGCCGTGCGTCTGAAGCTCAACCCGATCAAGAGCACGGTCGAGGGTAAATCCGTGACGATCATCGACGACAGTATCGTCCGCGGAACGACCTCGAACCAGCTCGTTCAGCTGCTGAAGGACGTCGGCGCGGAAGAGGTCCACGTCCGGATCGGCGCACCGCCGATCATCGCCCCGTGTTACATGGGAATCGACATGGCCTCGCGCGACGAGCTGATCGCGGCCGGGAAATCGACCGACGAGATCCGCGAGAAGATCAACGCCGATAGCCTCTCGTATCTCTCGATCGACGCCGTCGCGAGCGCGCTTCAGTCCTCCCGCAGCGATCTCTGTCTCGGCTGTGTCACTGGGGAGTACCCCTACGACATCGAGGGAGAGGCAACCGACCGTGAGGTGACCCGCCCAGAGATTTCGACCGAATCGACGATCGCTGACGATTAA
- a CDS encoding 50S ribosomal protein L37e: MTGAGTPSQGKKNKTTHVKCRRCGEKSYHIKKKKCSSCGFGKSKSKRSYAWQSKAGDN, translated from the coding sequence ATGACTGGTGCAGGAACCCCAAGCCAGGGTAAAAAGAACAAGACCACCCACGTCAAGTGTCGACGCTGTGGTGAGAAGTCCTATCACATCAAAAAGAAGAAGTGCTCGTCGTGTGGCTTCGGTAAGTCCAAGAGCAAGCGGAGCTACGCCTGGCAGTCGAAAGCTGGCGATAACTGA
- a CDS encoding LSM domain-containing protein yields MSGRPLDVLEASLGEDVQVQLKGGEIYEGRLTGYDQHMNLVLEDAMKVPAPEDPTGDSEAPVEDTTIIRGDNVVSIIP; encoded by the coding sequence ATGAGTGGACGACCCCTCGACGTACTCGAAGCGTCTCTCGGCGAAGACGTACAGGTCCAGCTGAAGGGCGGCGAGATCTACGAAGGTCGCCTGACAGGCTACGATCAGCATATGAACCTCGTGCTCGAAGACGCCATGAAAGTCCCCGCGCCCGAGGATCCGACGGGTGATTCGGAGGCGCCAGTCGAAGACACAACCATTATACGCGGCGATAACGTCGTTTCGATCATCCCATGA
- a CDS encoding M20/M25/M40 family metallo-hydrolase: protein MDDSQREFLDELLTTPSPTGYETAGQRVWIDYVSEFADDIQTDEYGNAVATVEGGEPEIAIAGHADEIGFLVRRIDDDGFIQMARLGGSDRTVTRGQHVTIHGEEPVSGVVGQNAIHLRDAGKEEYDEIREQRIDIGAEDGEAARELVEVGDPITFSSTIEELQGSLVAARGMDNRVGTFVAAETLRAAAEAGVDATIHAVSTVQEEVGLKGAQMVGFDLDPDAAIAVDVTHATDYPNAPSDRAADVELGGGPVVSRGTTNHPVVVEAVREASDDADVDVQLEAAGIRTGTDADAFFVQRGGIPSLNVGLPNRYMHTPVEVVDTEDLTASVELLAAFAERTSEYEAFAVDI, encoded by the coding sequence ATGGACGACTCACAGCGGGAGTTTCTTGATGAACTGCTCACGACGCCGAGTCCGACCGGCTACGAAACGGCAGGACAGCGCGTCTGGATCGATTACGTCTCCGAATTTGCCGACGACATACAGACCGACGAGTACGGTAATGCAGTCGCAACAGTGGAGGGAGGAGAACCGGAGATCGCGATCGCGGGTCACGCCGACGAGATCGGGTTTCTGGTGCGCCGGATCGACGACGATGGCTTCATCCAGATGGCCCGTCTCGGCGGCTCCGATCGGACGGTAACGCGCGGCCAGCACGTTACGATCCACGGCGAGGAGCCGGTCAGCGGCGTCGTCGGCCAGAACGCGATCCACCTGCGGGATGCGGGCAAGGAGGAGTACGACGAGATCCGCGAGCAACGGATCGATATCGGGGCCGAGGACGGCGAGGCCGCCCGCGAACTCGTGGAGGTCGGCGATCCGATCACGTTCTCCTCGACCATCGAGGAACTACAGGGGAGTCTGGTCGCCGCACGCGGGATGGACAACCGCGTCGGGACGTTCGTGGCCGCGGAGACGCTACGGGCGGCGGCCGAGGCCGGCGTTGACGCGACGATCCACGCAGTAAGCACGGTCCAGGAGGAGGTCGGACTCAAGGGGGCACAGATGGTCGGTTTCGATCTCGACCCGGACGCCGCCATTGCGGTGGATGTCACACACGCTACCGACTATCCCAACGCACCCTCCGATCGGGCGGCAGACGTCGAACTCGGTGGCGGGCCCGTCGTGTCGCGAGGAACGACAAACCACCCGGTCGTCGTCGAGGCGGTTCGTGAAGCGTCCGATGACGCCGACGTCGACGTCCAGCTAGAGGCAGCCGGGATCCGTACCGGGACGGACGCCGACGCCTTTTTCGTCCAGCGCGGCGGTATCCCCTCGCTGAACGTCGGTCTGCCCAACCGGTACATGCACACCCCGGTCGAGGTCGTCGACACCGAGGACCTGACCGCGAGCGTCGAGCTGCTCGCCGCCTTCGCCGAGCGTACCAGCGAGTACGAGGCGTTCGCTGTCGACATCTAG
- a CDS encoding heavy metal translocating P-type ATPase has product MTDSRAETEEVADEYVTLRLSVPEMDCPSCAGKVENALTDIDGVQTMDLRPTSGIATVTYTADRASEQEIVTAVESAGYKVAERSDGTDTGGTGVAEPAAVWTSSRAIKTWIGAVFLVVGLALTFVLTGLNTTLVQTSIGALTLANATLLVATVAAGVPVVRSGYYSARNRSLDIDLLMGTAIVAATGIGLYIEAATLAVLFSIAELLERYAMDQTRDELRELMELSPEEATVLREVEDGEPQEVTVPAEEVRVGERVVVRPGEKIPIDGIVVEGTSSVDQSPITGESVPVDKSGGDEVFAGTLNEAGYLEIETTSEAGETTLARIIDLVGDAQAKQTEKEQFVDRFASYYTPVVVVLALLTAFLPPLLIDGTATVGLAGVEHTFGDDSLTWFVRGLTLLVIACPCAFVISTPVSVASGVTSAARNGVLIKGGNHLEAMGEVDAVAFDKTGTLTAGELTVTDVLALGDVKEDDVLSSAAALEGRSEHPIAEAVLERASAAGIDPRGVTAFESITGKGVRGDVDGRTYYAGKPGLFEELGFDLDQSTRGPGRTDGGVSTVSEDVLPDDEEWIATGAASLPDRIDALQAEGKTVILVGTEKRLLGAIAIADEIRPEARLAVDALARLGVGPLVMLTGDNEGTAQAVATDLGIDEYRAGLLPEEKVDAVEELQAEYGSVAMVGDGINDAPALATADVGIAMGAAGTDTAIETADIALMGDNVAKLPYLYALAHRANSVIRQNIWSSLGVKALLAVGVPFGYVSVAVAVIVGDMGMSLGVTGNAMRLSRVTPDRFLDE; this is encoded by the coding sequence ATGACTGATAGTCGTGCGGAGACTGAAGAGGTCGCAGACGAGTACGTCACTCTTCGCCTCTCCGTCCCCGAAATGGACTGTCCCTCCTGTGCGGGCAAAGTCGAGAACGCACTGACCGATATCGACGGCGTGCAAACGATGGATCTGCGGCCGACCTCCGGGATTGCGACCGTCACCTACACTGCGGACCGTGCGAGCGAACAGGAGATCGTGACCGCCGTCGAGAGCGCTGGCTACAAGGTCGCCGAGCGCTCGGACGGGACCGATACCGGCGGAACGGGAGTCGCTGAACCCGCGGCCGTCTGGACGAGTTCCCGGGCCATCAAAACGTGGATCGGCGCGGTCTTTCTCGTTGTCGGACTCGCGCTGACGTTCGTGCTGACTGGACTGAACACCACGCTGGTCCAGACATCGATCGGCGCGCTCACATTGGCTAACGCCACGTTGCTCGTCGCGACCGTGGCGGCCGGTGTTCCGGTCGTCCGGTCCGGCTACTACTCCGCGCGAAACCGGAGCCTCGACATCGATCTCCTGATGGGGACGGCGATCGTCGCCGCGACGGGGATCGGACTCTACATCGAGGCGGCGACGCTCGCGGTCCTGTTCAGTATCGCGGAGCTACTCGAACGCTACGCGATGGATCAGACCCGCGACGAGTTGCGCGAACTGATGGAACTGTCGCCCGAGGAAGCGACCGTTCTCCGGGAAGTAGAGGACGGCGAGCCCCAGGAGGTGACCGTCCCCGCCGAGGAAGTTCGTGTCGGCGAGCGCGTCGTCGTCCGACCGGGAGAAAAGATCCCGATCGACGGGATCGTCGTCGAGGGGACGAGCTCGGTGGACCAGTCGCCGATCACCGGCGAGAGCGTCCCGGTCGACAAATCTGGCGGCGACGAGGTCTTCGCGGGGACGCTCAACGAGGCGGGCTATCTGGAGATCGAGACGACGAGCGAGGCTGGCGAGACGACGCTCGCACGGATCATCGACCTCGTCGGCGACGCGCAGGCCAAACAGACCGAAAAAGAGCAGTTCGTCGACCGCTTCGCGAGCTACTACACGCCTGTCGTGGTCGTGCTGGCACTGCTTACTGCCTTCCTGCCACCACTGCTCATCGACGGCACGGCGACGGTCGGACTCGCGGGTGTCGAGCACACGTTCGGCGACGACTCGCTGACGTGGTTCGTCCGCGGGCTGACGCTGCTGGTGATCGCCTGCCCATGCGCGTTCGTCATCTCGACGCCGGTCAGCGTCGCCTCCGGCGTGACCAGCGCGGCCCGGAACGGCGTCCTGATCAAGGGCGGTAACCATCTCGAAGCGATGGGCGAAGTGGATGCCGTCGCCTTCGACAAGACGGGGACGCTCACCGCTGGCGAACTCACCGTAACGGATGTCCTCGCGCTCGGCGACGTGAAGGAGGACGACGTCCTCTCTAGCGCCGCTGCACTCGAAGGTCGCAGCGAGCACCCGATCGCCGAGGCCGTTCTGGAGCGTGCGAGCGCGGCGGGGATCGACCCCCGGGGGGTCACGGCCTTCGAGAGCATCACCGGCAAGGGAGTCCGCGGGGATGTCGACGGGAGGACCTACTACGCCGGAAAGCCGGGACTGTTCGAGGAACTCGGATTCGACCTCGATCAGTCGACTCGTGGGCCGGGTCGTACCGACGGCGGCGTGTCGACGGTTAGCGAGGACGTCCTGCCGGATGATGAGGAGTGGATCGCCACGGGCGCTGCCTCGCTCCCCGACCGGATCGATGCGTTACAGGCCGAGGGCAAGACGGTGATCCTCGTCGGGACCGAAAAGCGGCTCCTCGGGGCGATCGCCATCGCCGACGAGATCCGACCCGAGGCCCGACTCGCCGTGGACGCGCTCGCCCGTCTCGGCGTCGGCCCGCTGGTGATGCTCACCGGCGACAACGAGGGCACAGCCCAGGCCGTCGCCACGGATCTGGGGATCGACGAGTACCGCGCCGGGCTACTGCCCGAGGAAAAAGTCGACGCCGTCGAGGAACTGCAGGCCGAGTACGGCTCGGTTGCAATGGTCGGCGACGGGATCAACGATGCACCCGCGCTGGCGACCGCCGACGTCGGCATCGCAATGGGTGCAGCGGGCACGGACACCGCCATCGAGACTGCCGACATCGCGCTGATGGGCGACAACGTCGCAAAACTGCCCTACCTGTACGCGCTCGCCCACAGGGCCAACAGCGTGATCCGCCAGAACATCTGGTCCAGCCTCGGCGTCAAGGCCCTCCTCGCCGTCGGCGTCCCCTTCGGCTACGTCAGCGTCGCGGTGGCGGTCATCGTCGGCGACATGGGGATGAGTCTCGGCGTTACGGGGAACGCGATGCGGCTCTCGCGGGTGACGCCGGACCGATTCCTCGACGAGTAG
- a CDS encoding helix-turn-helix domain-containing protein → MRELVFTLDYRPGCNAVADTLAEYPDAEIRSLSLHATESSLWRVDHASGSPDALDAIEDAFLTADYYADCLATDHCGATQTMHVLEHTDDTLVLYSYWKRTPDCASVPHTALDNLGEGALFETRHSEREYTWRIIHSGPADVRSFIDKLGRIVGDCADLEIKRVTEAPSPSVRTDEGLAPEQEAALEAAVEHGYYETPRQINVGELAERLDVPRSTLTYRLRRAEAHLAKERVSRRFSPGSSSALL, encoded by the coding sequence ATGCGCGAACTCGTCTTCACGCTCGATTATCGCCCCGGCTGTAACGCGGTGGCGGACACACTGGCCGAGTATCCAGACGCCGAGATTCGGTCACTCTCCTTGCACGCCACCGAGTCGAGCCTCTGGCGCGTCGACCACGCGAGCGGCTCGCCTGACGCCCTCGATGCTATCGAGGATGCCTTTCTCACCGCGGATTACTACGCTGACTGTCTCGCGACCGACCACTGCGGTGCGACCCAGACGATGCACGTCCTCGAACACACAGACGACACGCTCGTGCTCTACTCCTACTGGAAGCGAACCCCGGACTGCGCGTCGGTTCCCCACACTGCCCTCGATAATCTGGGAGAGGGTGCGCTCTTCGAGACCCGCCATAGCGAGCGAGAATACACCTGGCGGATCATCCACTCGGGCCCCGCGGACGTCCGTTCGTTCATCGACAAGCTTGGACGGATCGTCGGCGACTGCGCCGACCTGGAGATCAAGCGCGTCACGGAGGCACCCTCTCCATCCGTGCGGACTGACGAGGGACTCGCGCCCGAGCAAGAGGCCGCACTAGAGGCTGCGGTCGAGCACGGCTACTACGAGACGCCCAGACAGATCAACGTCGGCGAACTCGCGGAACGCCTCGACGTTCCGCGGTCGACGCTGACCTATCGGCTCCGGCGGGCAGAGGCTCACCTGGCGAAAGAACGCGTTTCCCGGCGCTTTTCGCCCGGTAGCAGTTCCGCACTACTCTGA
- a CDS encoding zinc-dependent metalloprotease, whose protein sequence is MNLFRSVRAVTGASGDGAVDWDAVVEAARASTDPGPLDVSAAEREAYATDVRDARTRIRSIGDLTFDVPDRIEIQNRHHWIDANADTFRRVMQPVESHTTVAIPGVSRVVNTGTMSFMLAFLGRNVLGQYDPLLLADSNDHALYFVRPNIVDVADKLDVEYDRFRRWIAFHEVTHAAEFGAAPWLTDHLEATMDDGIEALSRGTLDREAFEELDTTMTVVEGYAELLMDHAFDGEYADLRAKLDARRQGRGPLARFVRRTLGLGMKRRQYERGKAFFEQVAEQRDVETASVVWDRPENLPTNDEIDDPDAWLRRLNL, encoded by the coding sequence GTGAACCTGTTCCGTAGCGTCCGCGCAGTGACCGGGGCCTCCGGCGACGGCGCAGTCGACTGGGACGCCGTTGTCGAGGCGGCCCGCGCCAGCACCGACCCCGGCCCCCTCGACGTCTCTGCAGCCGAACGCGAGGCATACGCAACTGATGTCCGGGACGCCCGAACCCGAATCCGATCGATCGGGGACCTGACCTTCGACGTTCCGGACCGGATCGAGATCCAGAACCGTCACCACTGGATCGACGCGAACGCCGACACGTTTCGGCGCGTGATGCAACCGGTCGAATCACACACTACCGTTGCGATCCCGGGCGTTTCACGGGTTGTCAACACCGGGACGATGAGCTTTATGCTCGCCTTCCTCGGCCGAAATGTGCTCGGCCAGTACGATCCGCTCTTGCTCGCAGACTCGAACGATCACGCGCTTTATTTCGTTCGCCCGAACATCGTCGATGTCGCCGACAAACTCGATGTCGAGTACGACCGATTCCGTCGCTGGATCGCGTTCCACGAGGTGACCCACGCCGCCGAGTTCGGGGCCGCACCGTGGCTCACCGACCATCTCGAAGCGACGATGGACGACGGAATCGAAGCGCTCTCCCGGGGCACGCTCGATCGTGAAGCCTTCGAGGAACTCGACACCACGATGACCGTCGTCGAGGGATACGCCGAGTTACTGATGGATCACGCCTTCGACGGCGAATACGCCGACCTCCGGGCAAAGCTCGACGCCCGACGACAGGGTCGCGGGCCGCTCGCGAGATTCGTTCGCCGGACGCTCGGCCTCGGGATGAAACGCCGCCAGTACGAACGTGGAAAGGCTTTCTTCGAGCAGGTCGCCGAGCAACGAGATGTCGAGACCGCGAGCGTCGTCTGGGACCGACCGGAAAACCTCCCGACGAACGACGAAATCGATGACCCGGACGCGTGGCTGCGACGCCTTAATTTGTAA
- a CDS encoding nuclear transport factor 2 family protein has protein sequence MSAETTVREYYEAVRNGDPLGPYFADHLATVKFGISEQLRGSEEITEALAEQTRTTEEWRIESTDLSVTERGDCAWFADLVDMAWTDTGTGERFSFDSRWSGTIDAGDGDWKFVSMHVSAPREL, from the coding sequence ATGAGCGCCGAAACGACGGTTCGTGAGTATTACGAGGCAGTGCGGAACGGCGACCCCCTGGGTCCGTACTTTGCTGATCACCTCGCTACGGTCAAGTTCGGGATCAGTGAACAGCTCCGTGGCTCCGAGGAGATTACTGAAGCCCTGGCGGAGCAAACGCGCACGACCGAGGAGTGGCGCATCGAGTCGACCGATCTATCAGTCACCGAGCGGGGAGACTGTGCCTGGTTCGCCGATCTGGTCGATATGGCGTGGACTGACACCGGCACTGGCGAGCGATTCTCCTTCGACTCCCGCTGGTCCGGGACGATAGACGCGGGAGACGGGGACTGGAAGTTCGTGAGTATGCACGTCAGTGCGCCACGGGAGCTATAA